GAGGTGGATCACGACCTCGATCCCCTCCATCGCCTCGCGGACGGTCTCGTCGTTAATGATGTCGCCGACGACGAACTCGCCCGGCTGGTCGTCCGTCGGCGGATCGCGATCCATCAGACGCCACTCGTGCTCGTCGGCGAGGTCGCCGAGGATGGCCTGTCCGACTCGCCCCGCAGCCCCCGTCAGCAGGACTGACTGTGCCATTCATTCGGTTTGTGGGAAAGCGTCGATAAGTAACGTGCGGTTCGACGCCGACCTGATCGTCAGTATCACACTCGCACGGCGGGATTCGGCTGCGGGTAGACAGCATCGGAATTTCCTTGCCGACCGCGCTCGAGCATCACGTATGTCCGATTCGACGCCGACCGACGCGGAGGCCGCCTGCTTCGAGGCCGGCATCAAGTTCGGGTCGCTGTACCACCAGTTTGCCGGCACGCCGCTCTCACCCGAGAGCGCAGCCAGCCTAGAGACGGCTATCGAAGACGCGATCGAGAACCAGCCCCACTGTGCGGAGGTAACCGTCGAGATCCGACGAGACGAGCTCGAGGCCGAACTCGCCGAGTCGACGGCCGACTACACCGAACTGACGGGCCGCTTTCTCGAGGTCGAGATCGTCGTCGACTACGAGGGCTGTGAGGTCGTCACGCGCATGGCGATGGAGGATGGGTACCCGCTGATGCGCCTCGAGTCGGTCCGCGACGCCGCCTGAACGCCGCCGCTCCCACGACCTTCCTTTCGAAATCTCCCTGCCGTTTCGTCAATATCGGCCTATCAGGGGCCGTTTTCACTTTCACTTTCGGGCTATCTTTTAAACGAGGTGGCCGTGAAGGAGATGACATGAGTCAAGCGACGCTCGGCGACGACGAGGAACTGTTCGGCGAAGCGGCCAACGAGATGCGCGAGGACGTCGAATCCTCGCTCGAGAACGCCTGGGAGGCACTTCCGGAAGCCGGCGACGTCTGGGAAACCGACGCTGACAACGTGCTCGGCGTGCTCAACGCCCTCAAGTCCGCTCTGGATGCCGGCGACGCCGAGGAACACCTCCGCGACGCCAAGAAGTGGTACACGATGGGCCAGCGCGCGGACGCCTTCGAGGACGCCGACGACCTCGAGGCGGAGATCGAATCCCTCGAGGGGGCCATCAACGACATCTCCGAAGCGGGCGAGCAGGTCGGCGACCTCACCGCGACGATTCCGTCGCTTCGCGGGACGCTCGAGGACGCGGGTCCCGCAGCCGACGAGGACGAGAACGAAGACGCGGACGCTGCGGCAGACGAGGCCGACGAAGACGCCGAGACCGACGAGGCGGAGTCGGACGACGAGGAAGCGGCCGAAGCCGAGGAGTGAGCCGCGACACGCGTTCGTTATCCGAATCCGGCAGTAGTCACTACAGTCGAATCGAAGTGCTGCCGTCGTCGCTCCGCCGCACGTTCGTCTTCCCCTACCGTCGTTCGGGTCGCGAGACGTCCCGTTCGGCGACGGCCTCGAGGAGCCGACCCAGCGCGCCCGCCGCTAGCTCGAGTAACTCTTCTCCCCGCCGTTCGTCGCCGTCGGTCGGATCGCCGACGACCCCGTTGTCGGTGAACTCCGCCGAATCGTACGCCAGGTTCGCGTAGCTCACCCACTCGCCCCAGCCGTCCGCGGCGCCCTCTCTGGCGTCCTCGAGTCGGTCCTCGCGAACGAGGTCGGGAGCGACGTGTCGAACCAGCGCCGTCTCGAGGGGACCGCCGTGGCCCATATCGCTCGAGTGGTCGCCCACGGCCTGGAACCAGGTGAACGGGACGGCGTAGACCTCGCCGCTTCGCGTCAGCCGACCGCCGGCTTCCCGCAGCGCGTCGACGTTGCCGCCGTGACCGTTGACGAGCACCACGCGGTCGAAGCCGTGGTGGGCGAGACTCTCGACCGATTCCCGGACGTAGCTGCGGAACGTGTCCTCCGAGACCCACATCGTCCCCGGAAATTGTCGGTGCTCCTCGGCGATACCGACCGGAATCGCGGGCGCTCTGAGGACCTCGCGATCGAATGCCTCGAGCGCCGCGTCGGTCACCGCCTCGGCTGTCAGGACGTCCGTGCCGAGCGGAGCGTGGGGGCCGTGCTGTTCGGTGCTACCGACGGGGACGACCGCGAGGTCCGTCTCGAGGTCCCGTACCTCCGTCCACGTCGCCTCCGAGAGATTCATGAGGGAGTGAACCGACCCCGCGAGCATGAAACTCCCGGTGCGCCGCTCCGGTCAGCGATCGTCGGAACGCTGGCCCTGCGTACGTTTACCCGCCTCTCACGCCGTGGCGTACGCAGGGTTAACTTGTTTGCAGCCCGTAGCACACTATTCGACTATGAGCGATGATAACCGCGAACTCGGCGTCGAACTCGGCAACCTCGAGGAGGACCTCGAGAGCCTCGAGTATCCGGTCAGTCAGGACGAACTCCTCGAAGAACACGGCGACGAAGAGATCGGAATGGGCGGCGAGGAGTCGGCGACGCTCGAAGAACTCCTCGAACCGCTCAACGAGGACGAGTACGGGTCGTACGACGAGGTCGAGCAGGCGATCATGAATATGGTCAGCGACGACGCGATCGGACGGAAGAACTACAGCGACCGGACGCCGCCCGCGACGGGCGAGGACCGTCAGGAGGAGGGCGGTCCGGATCAGGAAGGGCAGAGCGAGCAGGAGTCGTTCTAGTCGTCGACTTCGGTTCGAGCCTGCCGTCGCTGGGCTCGCTCGATAAATTCTTGCGGCAGTTCGTCGATCTCTCCGGCCTGAACGCCCCAGAGGTGTGCGTAGAGTCCGTCGTTCGAGAGCAGATCCTCGTGAGTGCCGCGCTCGACGATCTGGCCGTCTTCGAGAACGATGATCTGGTCGGCGTCCCTGATCGTCGAGAGGCGGTGGGCGATGGCGAACGTGGTCCGCTCTTCGGTCAGGTCGTCGATCGAGCGCTGGATGAGCATCTCCGTCTCGGTGTCGACGTCGCTGGTCGCTTCGTCCAAAATCAGAATATCCGGGTCCTTGAGGATCGCACGAGCGATGGCGACGCGCTGACGCTGGCCGCCCGAGAGCTTGACGCCGCGCTCGCCGACCATCGTGTCGTAGCCGTCGGGCAGGTTCTGGATGAAGTCGTGGGCCTCCGCCGCTTTGGCCGCGTCGACGATCCCCTCCTCGCTGGCCTCGAAGGTCCCGTAGGTGATGTTCTCCTCGACGGTGCCGTAGAAGAGGTACGACTCCTGCCCGACGTACCCCATCGAGCGGCGCAGACTCGACAGCGAGACGTCGCGAATGTCCTGGTCGTCGATCCGGATCTCGCCCTCGTCGACGTCGTACATCCGGAGCAGCAACTTGAGCACCGTCGACTTTCCCGCGCCGGTCGGCCCGACGAGTGCGACCGTCTCG
This DNA window, taken from Natronococcus sp. CG52, encodes the following:
- a CDS encoding dihydroneopterin aldolase family protein, producing MSDSTPTDAEAACFEAGIKFGSLYHQFAGTPLSPESAASLETAIEDAIENQPHCAEVTVEIRRDELEAELAESTADYTELTGRFLEVEIVVDYEGCEVVTRMAMEDGYPLMRLESVRDAA
- a CDS encoding DUF5790 family protein is translated as MSQATLGDDEELFGEAANEMREDVESSLENAWEALPEAGDVWETDADNVLGVLNALKSALDAGDAEEHLRDAKKWYTMGQRADAFEDADDLEAEIESLEGAINDISEAGEQVGDLTATIPSLRGTLEDAGPAADEDENEDADAAADEADEDAETDEAESDDEEAAEAEE
- a CDS encoding creatininase family protein — its product is MNLSEATWTEVRDLETDLAVVPVGSTEQHGPHAPLGTDVLTAEAVTDAALEAFDREVLRAPAIPVGIAEEHRQFPGTMWVSEDTFRSYVRESVESLAHHGFDRVVLVNGHGGNVDALREAGGRLTRSGEVYAVPFTWFQAVGDHSSDMGHGGPLETALVRHVAPDLVREDRLEDAREGAADGWGEWVSYANLAYDSAEFTDNGVVGDPTDGDERRGEELLELAAGALGRLLEAVAERDVSRPERR
- a CDS encoding DUF5789 family protein, producing the protein MSDDNRELGVELGNLEEDLESLEYPVSQDELLEEHGDEEIGMGGEESATLEELLEPLNEDEYGSYDEVEQAIMNMVSDDAIGRKNYSDRTPPATGEDRQEEGGPDQEGQSEQESF